A genomic segment from Stappia indica encodes:
- a CDS encoding class I SAM-dependent DNA methyltransferase, translated as METDNPLLQRAYALDGDRERIRDLYADWAQSYDDDTVGGMGYVAPALAAEALASEIGDSAGAVLDAGCGTGLVGLELSRRTKAEIDGVDLSPGMLDQASEKGVYRRLAEADLTRPLDLPDNAYDGVVSVGVFTSGHVGPQAIDELARVARPGAPLVVTVHEKVWESDGYPAHLKTMEDRGIARIRAIRDTAYHEKEGYRCKLCLLEAA; from the coding sequence ATGGAGACGGACAACCCGCTCTTGCAACGTGCCTACGCCCTGGATGGCGACAGGGAGCGTATCCGCGATCTCTATGCCGACTGGGCGCAAAGCTACGACGACGACACGGTCGGCGGCATGGGCTATGTCGCCCCGGCGCTCGCCGCCGAGGCGCTGGCGAGCGAGATCGGGGACAGCGCCGGCGCGGTGCTCGATGCCGGGTGCGGCACCGGCCTTGTCGGCCTGGAACTGAGCCGGCGTACGAAGGCTGAGATCGACGGCGTCGACCTCAGCCCCGGCATGCTGGACCAGGCCTCGGAAAAGGGCGTCTACCGCCGGCTTGCCGAGGCGGACCTGACCCGTCCGCTGGACCTGCCCGATAACGCTTATGACGGGGTTGTGAGCGTCGGCGTCTTCACCAGCGGCCATGTCGGGCCGCAGGCCATCGACGAGCTCGCGCGTGTCGCGCGTCCCGGCGCGCCGCTTGTCGTGACCGTGCATGAGAAGGTCTGGGAGAGCGACGGCTATCCGGCGCATCTCAAGACGATGGAGGACAGGGGCATCGCCCGCATCCGCGCCATCCGCGACACCGCCTATCACGAAAAGGAAGGCTATCGCTGCAAGCTCTGCCTGCTCGAGGCCGCCTGA
- a CDS encoding cobyrinate a,c-diamide synthase: MNTRSGPASGLVIAAPASGSGKTTLTLALLAAFRKAGTKVASAKTGPDYIDPAFHAAASGTDCVNLDPFAMRGALIDKLASAQAERADLLLVEGVMGLFDGAADGSGSTADLAARLELPVVLVVDAGKQSQSVAALVRGFRDHRADVTVAGVILNRVGSPRHEEMLRAALAGIAMPTLGAVPRDAGLDLPERHLGLVQAGEHGDLAGFLEHAAARVAESCDLSALRALARPLAPSGSATSATLPPPGQRVAIARDTAFAFAYPHLLTGWQAQGAELSFFSPLADEAPDAESDAVYLPGGYPELHAERIAAAGRFRQGMQAAAARGALIYGECGGYMVLGEHLTDAEGTRHAMLGLLPLETSFATRKRHLGYRRLKALPGAPWQGELTGHEFHYATIVHEGQAERLFEARDALGAPFGDVGLRVGRVSGSFIHLIDRV, from the coding sequence ATGAACACCAGATCCGGGCCGGCCAGCGGCCTCGTCATCGCCGCACCGGCATCCGGCAGCGGCAAGACCACGCTGACGCTCGCCCTGCTTGCCGCCTTCCGCAAGGCAGGGACCAAGGTCGCCAGCGCCAAGACCGGGCCGGACTATATCGACCCGGCCTTCCATGCGGCGGCGAGCGGCACGGATTGCGTCAATCTCGATCCCTTCGCCATGCGCGGCGCGCTCATCGACAAGCTGGCCTCGGCCCAGGCTGAGCGCGCCGACCTGCTGCTGGTCGAAGGCGTCATGGGCCTTTTCGACGGCGCCGCCGACGGCAGCGGCTCGACCGCAGACCTGGCCGCACGGCTGGAGCTGCCGGTCGTTCTGGTGGTGGATGCGGGAAAGCAGTCGCAGTCGGTCGCCGCGCTGGTGCGGGGCTTTCGCGATCACCGCGCGGATGTGACCGTCGCCGGCGTGATCCTCAACCGGGTCGGCAGTCCGCGCCACGAAGAGATGCTGCGTGCAGCGCTTGCCGGCATCGCCATGCCGACCCTCGGCGCGGTGCCACGCGATGCCGGGCTCGACCTGCCGGAACGCCATCTCGGACTGGTGCAGGCGGGAGAACACGGCGATCTCGCAGGGTTCCTGGAGCATGCGGCCGCGCGCGTCGCCGAGAGCTGCGACCTCAGTGCGCTCCGCGCACTGGCACGTCCGCTTGCGCCCAGCGGATCGGCCACGAGTGCGACGCTGCCACCGCCCGGCCAGCGCGTCGCAATCGCCCGCGATACTGCCTTCGCCTTTGCCTATCCGCATCTTCTGACAGGTTGGCAGGCGCAGGGGGCCGAACTCTCGTTCTTCTCGCCCCTTGCCGACGAGGCGCCGGATGCGGAGAGCGATGCTGTCTATCTGCCCGGCGGCTATCCGGAACTGCATGCGGAACGAATCGCGGCGGCCGGCCGGTTCCGGCAGGGCATGCAGGCGGCGGCGGCGCGCGGTGCCCTGATCTACGGCGAATGCGGCGGCTACATGGTGCTCGGCGAGCACCTGACGGACGCCGAGGGAACGCGGCATGCGATGCTCGGGCTGCTGCCGCTGGAAACGAGCTTTGCGACCCGCAAGCGGCATCTCGGCTACCGGCGGCTCAAGGCCCTTCCCGGTGCGCCCTGGCAGGGCGAGCTGACGGGTCACGAATTCCACTACGCGACCATCGTGCACGAGGGGCAGGCTGAGCGATTGTTCGAGGCAAGGGACGCGCTTGGAGCGCCGTTCGGCGATGTCGGACTGCGCGTCGGCCGCGTGTCGGGCTCGTTTATCCACCTGATCGACCGGGTGTGA
- the cobA gene encoding uroporphyrinogen-III C-methyltransferase yields MSNAKHPDQPAAPAASGSCTVVGEALDGLARRGFPLPDFLPGWVWLAGAGPGDPGLLTLHVLNGLAQADVIVHDALVDASILGLARPDAIIDYAGKRGGKPSPKQRDISLKLVDYARAGKRVLRLKGGDPFVFGRGGEEALTLVSHGVPFRIIPGVTAGIGGLAYAGIPATHRDTNQAVTFLTGHDQTGLTPSAIDWDAVARGSPVIVMYMAMKHLDLIVSKLLAGGRRGEEPVAIVCNASLPDQKVLETTLAHASADAEAAGLEPPAIVVVGEVVRLRAGLDWLGALAGRKLDPDPLDLREGTAARPASSG; encoded by the coding sequence ATGTCAAACGCGAAACACCCAGATCAGCCCGCCGCACCGGCGGCATCCGGTTCCTGTACCGTCGTCGGCGAGGCGCTCGACGGGCTGGCCCGACGCGGCTTTCCGCTGCCGGACTTCCTGCCCGGCTGGGTGTGGCTGGCCGGCGCAGGACCGGGCGACCCCGGCCTGTTGACGCTGCATGTCCTCAACGGCCTCGCCCAGGCCGATGTCATCGTGCACGACGCGCTGGTCGATGCCTCGATCCTCGGCCTCGCGCGGCCGGACGCGATCATCGACTATGCCGGCAAGCGCGGCGGCAAGCCGAGCCCGAAGCAGCGCGACATCTCGCTGAAGCTCGTGGACTATGCGCGGGCCGGCAAGCGGGTGCTGCGGCTGAAGGGCGGCGACCCGTTCGTCTTCGGCCGCGGCGGCGAGGAGGCCCTGACGCTGGTCTCGCACGGCGTGCCGTTCCGCATCATTCCCGGCGTGACCGCCGGTATCGGCGGCCTCGCCTATGCCGGCATTCCCGCGACCCATCGCGACACCAACCAGGCCGTGACCTTCCTGACCGGCCACGACCAGACCGGCCTGACGCCTTCGGCCATCGACTGGGACGCAGTGGCGCGCGGCTCTCCCGTCATCGTCATGTACATGGCGATGAAGCATCTCGACCTGATCGTCTCCAAGCTGCTGGCCGGCGGGCGCCGGGGCGAGGAGCCCGTCGCCATCGTCTGCAATGCCTCCCTGCCCGACCAGAAGGTGCTGGAGACGACGCTGGCGCATGCCTCCGCCGATGCGGAGGCCGCCGGGCTGGAACCGCCGGCCATCGTGGTCGTGGGCGAAGTGGTGCGCCTGCGTGCAGGGCTGGACTGGCTCGGCGCACTGGCCGGGCGGAAGCTCGACCCGGATCCACTGGATCTGCGCGAGGGCACCGCTGCACGGCCGGCGAGCAGCGGTTGA
- a CDS encoding cobalt-precorrin-5B (C(1))-methyltransferase, which translates to MNRKETSALRRGWTTGTCATAAAKAAYQALLTGVFPDPVEVTLPKGERPAFALALEELGQGFARAGIVKDAGDDPDVTHGATVIASVRLAPAGSGVLFRAGEGVGTVTRAGLPIPPGEPAINPVPREMIRGVIAEVAARFGASGDVEVEISIPGGEALAQRTMNPRLGILGGLSVLGTTGIVRPFSCAAWIASIHRGVDVARAAGLPHVVGATGSTSEDAVKARYDLPEMAYLDMGDFAGGLLKYLRAHPVPKLTLAGGFAKFVKLAQGALDLHSARSQVDFAALALLLERSGAPAEIVEAARGANTAKEVLDRAEAAGIDVAAEVARGAHAAARAVLRDAPVDIEVLVVDRAGAVVAHRPFDAEDLA; encoded by the coding sequence ATGAACCGCAAGGAAACATCCGCGCTTCGCCGGGGCTGGACCACCGGCACCTGTGCGACCGCCGCAGCCAAGGCGGCCTATCAGGCCTTGCTGACGGGCGTGTTTCCCGATCCCGTCGAGGTGACCCTGCCGAAGGGCGAGCGGCCCGCCTTCGCCCTTGCGCTGGAGGAACTGGGGCAGGGCTTTGCCCGCGCCGGCATCGTCAAGGATGCGGGCGACGATCCCGACGTGACCCATGGCGCGACGGTGATCGCCAGTGTGCGCCTCGCGCCGGCCGGCTCGGGCGTCCTGTTCCGTGCCGGCGAGGGCGTCGGCACGGTGACGCGCGCCGGCCTGCCGATCCCGCCGGGCGAGCCGGCAATCAATCCGGTGCCGCGCGAGATGATCCGCGGCGTCATTGCCGAGGTGGCGGCGCGCTTCGGCGCGAGCGGCGATGTCGAGGTGGAGATCTCGATCCCCGGCGGCGAGGCGCTGGCGCAGCGGACCATGAACCCGCGCCTCGGCATCCTCGGGGGATTGTCGGTGCTCGGCACGACGGGCATCGTCCGCCCGTTCTCCTGCGCCGCCTGGATCGCCTCGATCCATCGCGGCGTCGATGTGGCGCGCGCCGCCGGTCTGCCGCATGTGGTCGGCGCCACCGGCTCGACCTCGGAGGATGCGGTGAAGGCGCGCTACGATCTTCCCGAGATGGCCTATCTCGACATGGGCGATTTCGCCGGCGGGCTGCTCAAGTATCTGCGTGCCCATCCCGTGCCGAAGCTGACGCTGGCCGGCGGCTTTGCCAAGTTCGTCAAGCTGGCGCAGGGCGCGCTCGACCTGCATTCGGCGCGCAGCCAGGTGGATTTCGCAGCGCTTGCCCTGCTGCTGGAGCGCTCCGGTGCCCCGGCGGAGATCGTCGAGGCGGCGAGGGGCGCCAACACCGCCAAGGAGGTGCTCGACCGCGCCGAAGCCGCCGGCATCGATGTCGCCGCCGAAGTGGCGCGCGGCGCCCATGCCGCCGCCCGCGCCGTGCTGCGCGATGCGCCGGTCGATATCGAGGTGCTGGTGGTCGACCGGGCCGGCGCCGTCGTCGCGCACCGTCCGTTCGATGCGGAAGACCTCGCGTGA
- a CDS encoding cobalt-precorrin-6A reductase has protein sequence MSVPLPVLLLAGTGEARALAGRLAGNPRFAVTASLAGIVERPEAYPVRVRIGGFGGAQGLGAWLRGEGIAAVIDATHPFAARISANAVLASLATGIPLLRLERPAWQAAPGDDWHEVVDLDEASARLPQGARPFLAVGRKEISRFSQRRDLDCLMRMIDPPEPKTLLPPGRLVLARPSRDVDAEVALLEQHGATHLVTKNSGGPWGEAKLLAARRLGLPVIIVRRPDLAGGEVVADVPAALAWLEARL, from the coding sequence GTGAGCGTCCCGCTCCCGGTCCTGCTGCTGGCCGGCACCGGCGAGGCAAGGGCCCTTGCCGGCCGGCTTGCCGGCAATCCGCGTTTCGCGGTCACCGCGTCGCTGGCCGGCATCGTCGAACGGCCCGAAGCCTATCCGGTTCGCGTGCGGATCGGCGGCTTCGGCGGGGCGCAAGGGCTGGGCGCGTGGCTGCGGGGCGAGGGCATCGCGGCGGTGATCGATGCCACCCATCCCTTTGCCGCGCGCATCTCCGCCAATGCCGTTCTCGCCTCGCTGGCAACCGGCATTCCCCTGTTGCGGCTGGAGCGTCCGGCCTGGCAGGCCGCACCGGGCGATGACTGGCACGAGGTCGTGGATCTCGACGAGGCTTCTGCCAGGCTTCCGCAGGGCGCACGTCCCTTCCTCGCCGTCGGCCGCAAGGAAATCTCGCGCTTTTCGCAGCGCCGCGATCTCGACTGTTTGATGCGGATGATCGACCCGCCGGAGCCGAAGACCTTGCTGCCGCCCGGCCGTCTGGTACTCGCACGGCCCTCCAGGGACGTGGATGCGGAAGTGGCCTTGCTGGAGCAGCACGGCGCGACCCATCTGGTCACGAAGAACAGCGGCGGCCCATGGGGCGAGGCGAAGCTGCTCGCCGCCCGCCGTCTCGGCCTGCCGGTCATCATCGTGCGCCGGCCGGACCTTGCCGGCGGCGAGGTGGTTGCGGACGTCCCGGCTGCGCTCGCCTGGCTGGAAGCGCGGCTTTGA
- a CDS encoding WecB/TagA/CpsF family glycosyltransferase gives MTREIATTDLESVQIGPVAVARLSREAAIRRLLAVPGSGSRLAVAFANAHGLLLAMDDPAFADALSRFLVLNDGIGAEIGARLLSGTGFEDNLNGTDFVPALLDAAPVGTRVYLFGARPEVVEKAAGLFAARHPAIAVCGWRSGYFGEDELPQIVAGINAARPDILLVAMGNPRQELLIDRLWDDLDVPLALGVGALFDFTAGEVTRAPSLMRSNGLEWVYRLGQEPKRLGQRYTTGILRYLWKILRLKLSGKSARA, from the coding sequence ATGACGCGAGAGATCGCCACGACAGACCTGGAGAGCGTGCAGATCGGCCCGGTGGCCGTCGCGCGCCTCAGCCGCGAGGCGGCCATCCGCCGTCTGCTCGCCGTGCCGGGGTCCGGCAGCCGCCTTGCCGTCGCCTTCGCCAATGCGCACGGCCTGCTGCTGGCGATGGACGACCCGGCCTTCGCCGACGCGCTCTCCCGCTTCCTCGTGCTGAACGACGGGATCGGTGCGGAAATCGGTGCGCGGCTGCTGTCCGGCACGGGCTTTGAGGACAATCTCAACGGCACCGACTTCGTGCCGGCGCTGCTGGACGCAGCGCCCGTAGGCACGCGCGTCTATCTGTTCGGCGCCCGACCCGAAGTGGTGGAGAAAGCCGCCGGCCTGTTCGCGGCCCGCCATCCCGCCATCGCCGTCTGCGGCTGGCGCAGCGGATATTTCGGCGAAGACGAGCTTCCGCAGATCGTTGCCGGCATCAATGCCGCCCGTCCCGACATCCTGCTGGTGGCGATGGGAAATCCGCGGCAGGAACTCCTCATCGACCGGCTCTGGGACGATCTTGACGTGCCGCTGGCCCTTGGCGTCGGCGCACTGTTCGACTTCACCGCCGGCGAGGTGACGCGGGCACCCTCCCTGATGCGGAGCAACGGGCTGGAATGGGTCTACCGGCTGGGCCAGGAGCCCAAGCGGCTCGGCCAGCGCTATACGACCGGCATCCTCCGCTATCTGTGGAAGATCCTGCGCCTGAAGCTGTCGGGAAAGTCCGCCCGCGCCTGA